One stretch of Campylobacter sp. DNA includes these proteins:
- the ciaB gene encoding invasion protein CiaB, whose protein sequence is MNDFVKLSEMAAAAKARLNALYDEPHAELIARGLEICGFESGDTARIAVLRRIVDLKEDPLLQEFRRLGYDEARQHELKSKMYDFTREIHEGMHEALIAEAGAQGILQPFYLELLKGVHRIGLVLSDMQKSWQALIIEGTNKRLQKEFSSLAQAKEFLLQEELFMRTPHGEICERCYGAVVQREGKSQMVPYAVAFADETAKLQSEFSDLLERLVTLAEDESELAYVAYLGKLKQAFCEKDASAVIGAWRDAEIAWMDIKTPLQIGHPLEYYEDAYTHAVALEWDVRLAGAYEFSAEEFKARVSESFERAYEKIGANNAVMHSLVLSNIAKTQLYVCAPLIYYGADLNGLFSAQVVPNDEFVSTNCGKKIFAFVNFVYESAKARPFMRLSSEIFDLHYLNFGREILFKKPQIWRRVYEISTIGHEFGHIFFIDADTEARMNRSGLFKLIEEYKATTDGLVSFFFHEEEEFCLPVLDELIRRAVGLIAWQRVEELKPYYCEALIHMSLLFASGVLKFERGRLSVKFDRAGYESFKAACLQNYEELARLYCDKKDAAEFLSRFAELSGGVYLPREAQVREFVEFYYSRYEAIGNETDSSNERAKWL, encoded by the coding sequence ATGAACGATTTTGTAAAACTTAGCGAGATGGCAGCCGCCGCCAAAGCGCGACTAAACGCCCTCTACGACGAGCCGCACGCCGAGCTGATCGCGCGCGGGCTAGAAATTTGCGGCTTTGAGTCTGGCGATACTGCGCGCATCGCCGTGTTGCGACGCATAGTCGATCTCAAAGAGGATCCGCTGCTGCAAGAATTCCGCCGTTTAGGCTACGATGAGGCGCGACAGCACGAGCTAAAGAGCAAAATGTATGATTTCACGCGCGAAATACACGAGGGCATGCACGAAGCGCTCATAGCCGAGGCAGGCGCGCAAGGGATTTTGCAGCCGTTTTATCTGGAGCTTTTAAAGGGCGTGCACCGCATCGGGCTCGTGTTAAGCGATATGCAAAAAAGCTGGCAAGCCCTAATCATCGAAGGTACGAACAAGCGCTTGCAGAAGGAATTTAGCTCGCTTGCGCAAGCGAAGGAATTTTTACTGCAAGAGGAGCTGTTTATGCGCACGCCCCACGGCGAAATTTGCGAGCGCTGCTACGGCGCAGTAGTGCAGCGCGAGGGTAAATCCCAAATGGTGCCCTACGCCGTGGCCTTTGCGGATGAGACGGCGAAGCTGCAGAGCGAATTTAGCGATCTTTTGGAGCGCCTGGTGACGCTTGCAGAGGATGAGAGCGAGCTAGCTTACGTCGCGTATCTAGGCAAGCTCAAACAGGCCTTTTGCGAAAAGGACGCTAGCGCGGTGATCGGCGCGTGGCGGGATGCGGAGATCGCGTGGATGGATATAAAAACGCCGCTTCAGATCGGTCATCCGCTTGAGTACTATGAGGATGCCTACACGCACGCAGTTGCGCTAGAATGGGACGTCAGGCTTGCAGGCGCGTATGAGTTTAGCGCGGAGGAATTTAAAGCGCGCGTAAGCGAGAGTTTTGAGCGTGCGTATGAAAAAATCGGCGCGAACAACGCCGTCATGCACTCGCTCGTGCTTTCAAACATCGCCAAAACTCAGCTTTACGTCTGCGCGCCGCTGATCTACTACGGAGCCGATCTGAACGGGCTCTTTTCGGCGCAGGTCGTACCCAACGACGAGTTCGTAAGCACCAACTGCGGCAAGAAAATTTTCGCCTTCGTAAATTTCGTCTATGAAAGCGCCAAGGCTAGACCTTTTATGCGGTTAAGCAGCGAAATTTTCGACCTCCACTATCTAAATTTCGGGCGCGAAATTTTATTTAAAAAGCCGCAAATTTGGCGCCGCGTCTATGAAATATCGACGATCGGACACGAGTTCGGGCATATATTTTTCATCGACGCGGACACCGAGGCGCGCATGAACCGCTCGGGGCTTTTTAAGCTCATCGAGGAGTACAAGGCGACCACCGACGGGCTCGTGAGCTTCTTTTTCCACGAAGAGGAGGAGTTTTGCCTGCCGGTGCTGGATGAGCTGATCCGCCGCGCCGTGGGGCTCATCGCGTGGCAACGGGTGGAGGAGCTCAAACCCTACTACTGCGAGGCTCTGATACATATGAGCTTGCTTTTCGCATCGGGCGTTTTGAAATTTGAGCGCGGGCGGCTGTCGGTTAAATTTGACCGCGCAGGCTATGAGAGCTTCAAAGCCGCGTGCCTGCAAAACTACGAGGAGCTAGCGCGGCTTTATTGCGACAAAAAGGACGCGGCGGAATTTTTATCGCGCTTTGCGGAGCTTAGTGGCGGCGTGTATCTGCCGCGCGAGGCGCAGGTGCGGGAGTTTGTGGAGTTTTACTACTCGCGCTACGAAGCGATCGGCAACGAAACGGATTCTAGTAATGAACGAGCAAAGTGGCTTTAA
- a CDS encoding EI24 domain-containing protein: MGRIFNLAKQDFFTRKFILLSLLPLMCSLIILGTLAFFGGKELFDALSQGAQSGDFSFLDEQRFPIIAKILSFAATKWIIGAIFSVFASFAVLMLSVFCALIIAGFLTPAVTKEINARHYRLIRADEASTARVLKLMSLEILKFLAILFICSVLLFVPVINLFIINVPFFYIYYKLILIDVASNALSAKSFERSYKMGGGYKFALSAFIFYLLCLIPLVGLFFQLFFIIFLTHIVLIDESARNKNR; this comes from the coding sequence ATGGGTAGAATTTTTAATTTGGCAAAGCAGGATTTTTTTACGCGCAAGTTCATTCTGCTCTCACTATTGCCGCTTATGTGCTCGCTTATAATCTTGGGCACGCTCGCATTTTTCGGTGGCAAAGAGCTTTTTGACGCACTTTCGCAGGGCGCGCAAAGCGGCGATTTTAGCTTCTTGGACGAGCAGCGCTTCCCAATAATTGCAAAAATTCTAAGCTTTGCTGCTACAAAGTGGATTATCGGCGCGATTTTTTCGGTGTTTGCCAGCTTTGCGGTACTGATGCTTAGCGTGTTTTGTGCGCTTATCATAGCAGGATTTCTGACGCCCGCAGTCACTAAAGAGATCAACGCCCGCCACTACCGCCTAATCCGCGCGGATGAAGCGAGCACGGCGCGAGTGCTAAAGCTGATGAGTCTTGAAATTTTAAAATTTTTAGCGATCTTATTTATCTGTTCGGTGCTTTTGTTTGTGCCGGTAATAAATTTATTTATCATAAACGTGCCGTTTTTTTATATCTATTACAAGCTGATTCTAATCGACGTTGCTTCAAACGCGTTAAGCGCGAAAAGCTTCGAGCGCTCTTATAAAATGGGTGGAGGATATAAATTTGCCCTAAGCGCTTTTATTTTTTACCTGCTGTGTTTGATCCCACTGGTAGGATTATTTTTCCAGCTATTTTTCATCATCTTTTTGACGCACATAGTGCTGATAGACGAAAGCGCCCGCAATAAAAATCGCTAA
- a CDS encoding acyl-CoA thioesterase yields MSDLNLDDFGEPRIKVVALPKDTNSSGNIFGGWILAQIDLAGATAAREIAPERVVTISMQEVTFKQPVFIGDVISCYAKVLSVGNTSIRVQIEVAALRLGEDGFRECLHVTSAIATYVSVTKLGQKKPISAEIKRLHGF; encoded by the coding sequence ATGAGCGATTTAAACTTAGACGATTTCGGCGAGCCGCGCATAAAGGTCGTAGCGCTGCCTAAGGATACGAATAGCTCGGGCAATATTTTCGGCGGCTGGATACTAGCGCAGATCGATTTAGCGGGCGCGACGGCGGCGCGCGAGATAGCGCCCGAGCGAGTGGTAACTATCTCGATGCAGGAGGTAACTTTCAAGCAGCCCGTATTTATCGGAGATGTCATCAGCTGCTACGCAAAAGTCCTAAGCGTGGGAAATACCTCTATCCGCGTGCAGATCGAGGTCGCAGCGCTACGGCTGGGCGAGGATGGATTTCGCGAGTGTCTGCACGTAACCAGCGCGATCGCAACCTACGTAAGCGTGACCAAATTGGGTCAAAAAAAGCCGATCAGCGCAGAGATTAAGCGGCTGCATGGATTTTAA